The Sedimentisphaera salicampi genome includes a region encoding these proteins:
- a CDS encoding AraC family transcriptional regulator, translating into MAKNEQKEKLNEILRIGDQCQEKFLPISSSKLEFIKSHGICFAGTSILKGDYEIRRKTNNAHLIHYTLSGTGWLEINGKQRTLSPGDIWISPDGTQQHYGLKGPKWQVVWFDLKDQGPWAILKNIGTCVRKSVMGARFKQLLEMLIWEFQDNRLHSENVIQHGSELLLAYLEREFKVEYDSKNFDVVNKLHKLFYEKVKSRLRYSWTVDSLADESEMFISADYFSKLCLKHMSMSPMKIVTRLRMESARDLLHSTYYSINKISELVGYTNYFAFSTAFKKRYGLSPRAFRYKYSI; encoded by the coding sequence ATGGCTAAGAATGAACAAAAAGAAAAATTAAATGAAATACTTCGGATCGGCGATCAGTGCCAGGAGAAATTTCTGCCAATTTCCTCGTCAAAACTTGAGTTTATTAAAAGTCATGGTATATGTTTTGCGGGTACAAGCATTTTAAAGGGAGATTACGAAATTCGCCGAAAGACCAACAATGCCCATTTAATCCATTATACCCTTTCAGGCACCGGCTGGCTGGAAATTAACGGCAAACAAAGAACACTTAGTCCCGGCGATATTTGGATTTCTCCCGATGGTACTCAGCAGCACTATGGCTTAAAAGGCCCTAAATGGCAAGTTGTCTGGTTCGACCTTAAGGATCAGGGACCGTGGGCGATTTTGAAGAATATCGGGACTTGTGTTAGAAAGTCAGTGATGGGCGCCCGATTCAAGCAGCTTCTGGAAATGCTAATATGGGAGTTCCAAGACAATAGACTCCATTCCGAGAATGTGATCCAGCACGGCTCCGAATTGCTTTTAGCTTATCTTGAGCGAGAATTTAAAGTTGAATATGACTCTAAGAATTTCGATGTTGTAAATAAACTTCATAAACTCTTTTATGAGAAGGTGAAATCACGTCTGCGGTATTCATGGACAGTTGATTCTCTTGCCGATGAATCAGAGATGTTTATATCTGCCGACTATTTCAGCAAATTGTGCCTTAAGCATATGTCAATGTCTCCTATGAAGATAGTAACACGTTTGCGTATGGAAAGTGCAAGGGATCTTCTGCACAGCACATATTATTCGATAAACAAAATATCAGAACTTGTCGGCTATACGAATTATTTTGCTTTTTCAACAGCGTTTAAAAAACGTTATGGATTAAGCCCACGCGCATTTCGGTACAAGTATTCTATTTGA
- a CDS encoding PA14 domain-containing protein: MRSYLTFLLLSIFLLLSSCSAKVEPSRTDYCKMLGRDIQGKQHGFLAGRHMYYIGGNANTEWQMREHETIGFTHPMFRDGRARGYGIVTDPESGTGHDKWGWNFWTDVRCAYGTVIVDGKRYEYPKPVKMIWRPDRQICKYKIAGVNIEEVKFINLDDVLCSIITASKPIKLEFDGRSFYKKGTVPTFDGDKPGPHQISSTAKAEYDRDKGVLHIAEGGTIMTKARWGKPVKEGKIMYDGMHGVIGASVDFANSCKIRKDEKGVCHYNLKLECNGKTAVVLTYALGDDYDETVKNTKSLLKDAKGGLAAKTEFINDLLNEQVPYFRCSNEDVVKTYYYLWSLYFMYFTDTPKGWETYPHTQTAVNNFMGLHLWDSWAYAAMGKHIADKWEWSYGNILSWKHMVPYKNHQNALPDNFGIGWYSPGVFMNFVGVTEFAWQQYEQSGDKKFLQEAYDDLFKKLYWSGPQDVAGIELNAAITLRRMAEELGRDKDAKHWINWLEGRVQKYQAKQRKIANDENFFWKDIWLPAALMSYEMPSYAAKKLVDRAVMDTEKGFVGPVALDVRPPTQPENGVFAVSTISTWQVIEGMFRHGCDAEAIYCTLSHLKGMIRDYGYPIAPECWDPDYKPWGSMYYNWDGPMVCLLIQRLAGVSYNLVDGMQTKFTVSDHLPDEWDFIEIGVPVVLDGKKSWTMVKIERKDLKDGRFRKNVSVKNNILDKLIICPWDEDRKVEKAEGINRAKRIGGITNRFYSGAATDKSVEFTLGQRNRKFKTLAYLLPHSCDFANSISVKIDNLIDNTTLRYTTDGSEPSDKSPICTEVLKFDKSVDLRIRAFGHDGTVYKPMQAQYSRVKLSDSVKIKNLSPGLYYEYYEGSWSKLPHFDSLKPVATGVAPDLEVSNYAKRKDNFAMRLKGYVNIPADDVYNIKLRCNDGARLFIDGQKIAELDGTRFEARFRDGKIGLEKGLHSIEIEYFQLKKRFTLQLSYRSVTQNWKKLGEKDFLVESN; the protein is encoded by the coding sequence ATGAGAAGTTATCTGACATTTTTATTGCTCAGCATTTTTTTATTGCTTAGTAGCTGTTCTGCTAAGGTAGAGCCTTCCCGCACTGACTATTGCAAAATGCTCGGTCGGGATATTCAGGGCAAACAGCATGGCTTTCTTGCAGGTCGCCACATGTATTATATTGGCGGTAATGCTAACACCGAATGGCAAATGCGGGAGCATGAGACCATTGGCTTTACGCATCCGATGTTCCGGGATGGCAGGGCACGCGGCTATGGCATAGTAACCGATCCCGAAAGCGGCACAGGCCATGATAAATGGGGCTGGAATTTCTGGACTGATGTTCGTTGCGCATATGGTACCGTTATCGTCGACGGTAAACGCTACGAGTATCCAAAGCCTGTCAAAATGATCTGGCGTCCTGATCGGCAGATTTGCAAATACAAAATCGCAGGTGTCAATATTGAAGAGGTCAAGTTCATAAATCTCGACGATGTACTCTGTTCGATAATTACCGCATCTAAGCCCATAAAGTTAGAATTTGACGGCAGGAGCTTTTACAAAAAGGGTACAGTCCCAACTTTTGACGGCGACAAGCCCGGTCCTCACCAGATAAGCTCAACCGCTAAAGCAGAATATGATAGGGACAAAGGTGTTTTGCATATTGCAGAGGGCGGCACTATCATGACCAAGGCGAGATGGGGCAAACCCGTTAAAGAAGGCAAAATCATGTATGACGGCATGCATGGAGTTATTGGTGCAAGCGTTGATTTTGCTAACAGCTGCAAAATACGCAAGGACGAAAAGGGCGTTTGTCATTACAACTTGAAGCTTGAATGTAACGGCAAAACCGCAGTCGTTTTGACATATGCTCTCGGCGATGACTATGACGAAACCGTCAAAAACACCAAGAGCCTGCTCAAAGATGCCAAAGGTGGGTTAGCTGCCAAGACAGAATTTATTAATGACCTACTTAATGAACAGGTTCCTTATTTTAGGTGCAGTAATGAAGATGTCGTAAAGACATACTATTATCTCTGGTCATTGTATTTTATGTATTTTACCGATACACCAAAAGGCTGGGAGACATATCCGCATACACAGACAGCTGTGAATAATTTTATGGGTTTGCATTTGTGGGACTCATGGGCCTATGCTGCTATGGGCAAGCATATCGCCGATAAATGGGAGTGGAGCTATGGCAATATTCTTTCATGGAAACATATGGTGCCATATAAAAATCATCAAAATGCCTTGCCCGATAATTTTGGCATTGGATGGTATTCGCCCGGCGTTTTCATGAATTTTGTTGGAGTCACAGAGTTTGCATGGCAGCAATATGAGCAGTCCGGTGATAAGAAGTTTTTGCAGGAGGCTTACGACGATCTTTTTAAAAAACTTTATTGGTCCGGCCCTCAAGATGTTGCCGGCATAGAGCTTAATGCGGCAATTACTCTAAGGCGAATGGCAGAGGAGCTTGGCAGAGACAAAGATGCTAAACATTGGATTAACTGGCTTGAAGGTAGAGTGCAGAAATATCAGGCTAAGCAGAGAAAAATAGCCAACGATGAAAATTTCTTCTGGAAGGACATTTGGCTTCCTGCCGCTCTTATGAGTTATGAAATGCCGAGTTATGCAGCGAAGAAACTTGTTGATCGGGCTGTCATGGATACCGAAAAGGGTTTTGTAGGCCCGGTCGCGCTGGATGTTCGTCCTCCTACTCAGCCAGAAAATGGCGTTTTTGCAGTCTCGACTATAAGTACCTGGCAGGTTATTGAAGGTATGTTCCGCCATGGTTGTGATGCTGAGGCGATCTATTGTACCCTGAGCCACCTAAAAGGTATGATACGAGATTATGGCTACCCAATCGCCCCTGAGTGCTGGGATCCGGACTATAAACCCTGGGGCTCAATGTATTACAATTGGGACGGGCCTATGGTTTGCCTGCTGATACAGAGACTTGCTGGTGTAAGCTATAATTTAGTAGATGGCATGCAAACAAAGTTTACTGTAAGTGATCACTTGCCCGATGAGTGGGATTTTATTGAAATTGGAGTCCCGGTGGTATTGGATGGCAAGAAAAGCTGGACAATGGTTAAGATTGAGCGTAAAGATCTCAAAGATGGGCGATTCAGGAAAAATGTCAGTGTAAAGAATAATATCCTCGACAAACTTATTATCTGCCCTTGGGATGAGGATAGAAAGGTTGAAAAAGCAGAAGGTATTAACAGGGCAAAGAGAATTGGTGGGATTACCAATCGTTTTTATAGCGGTGCCGCAACTGATAAGTCAGTTGAATTCACCCTTGGCCAGCGCAATCGCAAGTTCAAAACACTTGCATATCTTCTGCCGCACAGTTGTGATTTTGCCAATTCGATTTCTGTCAAGATCGACAATTTAATCGACAATACCACCTTACGTTATACTACTGACGGCAGTGAACCGTCAGATAAATCCCCGATCTGTACCGAAGTTTTGAAATTCGATAAAAGTGTTGATTTGCGTATAAGGGCATTTGGCCACGATGGTACGGTCTACAAGCCGATGCAAGCCCAATATTCCAGAGTAAAGCTTAGCGATTCCGTGAAAATTAAAAATCTGAGCCCCGGACTTTATTACGAATATTATGAAGGTTCATGGAGTAAATTGCCGCATTTTGACAGCCTAAAGCCTGTCGCCACCGGTGTCGCCCCTGACCTCGAAGTCAGCAATTACGCAAAACGCAAAGATAACTTCGCAATGCGTTTGAAAGGTTATGTCAATATTCCCGCTGACGATGTCTACAACATAAAACTTCGCTGCAACGATGGCGCTAGGCTCTTTATTGATGGCCAAAAAATCGCCGAATTAGATGGCACCCGATTTGAGGCAAGATTTAGGGATGGGAAAATAGGCTTGGAAAAAGGCCTCCATTCCATAGAAATAGAGTATTTCCAACTTAAAAAAAGATTTACTCTTCAACTTTCTTACAGAAGTGTTACTCAAAACTGGAAGAAGCTTGGAGAAAAAGATTTCCTAGTCGAGTCAAACTAA
- a CDS encoding DUF5695 domain-containing protein, which produces MSKLKKNVLFLLIASCALGTSLSNEHFSVVSDGSGVTSLKKVGDPHAPNFIAEGASLGSAMMRYRIGSGQWIDYDSTSAEKKIDVTSDFKIVGDTLTQKITVSNNSDSEIEVGDLAIALPMNTEYKNQDVVNTFNNALFRHSFISGHGSFVFWLPVGGTGTHLVMTPEADTHLEFFKEQRASYSTGGVGYMAYIHSLAESELQPAGTWRQKHTSLNIKPGQKASYAFNYRWADDYQGVRDVLYENGGIDVRIAPGMVVPENLFVKVALRTKNKIDSLNPEYPKQTKVEYLGEKSRDTHIYKIEFAKLGENLVTVEYSGSKHMVLEFFVIQPLETLVKKRAAFIAEKQQYRDTSLWYDGLYSLWDVRNEEGKNLLGPDNLSGQHEYAVSGSDDPSNSKCMYLSEANVAFPNAEQIESLEYFIENFVWGKHQRTDKEIPYPYGIYGSENWKENREATRDPIEEGKSRPGQGGSQCRMWRTFDYTTYFALYYNMYLIAKKNPEMVKYLDADEYLERAYGTVKAFFEVPYNIYMEGGWAFTGWTDWAYTLGNFHEKYMLKIIDALEKSGQQEKADYIRGEWEKKVKYFIYDDPYPFTSEMPVDSTAYESTYAIAKYAMNNELNPDKKLWKNKNTGQWYSHPVIDKTKHAEFMERQLMANLACRGWLEASYYFLGSDFRGLGSSGYTLSYMSQMGGWSVLDYSLYFAEKPEEYLRLGYASMLSSWALVNAGEKESGYGFWYPGKMHDGSVGWGFCPQKVGQEWNHGCWDKDAGGVKRGPWPVCGEIDHGLTAGVEVACTVLLDDPLFGLFAYGGELDEKAGNVNVIPRDGVRRRLHVLVGDTRMHMRFDRDGFAKDKAIIFDKDFSEISFNVESRSKNRHLTSLIITGLKDGEYKLLVDGKKTGAKSVSNGNKVVFDIPVEAAGKDASVIIQKL; this is translated from the coding sequence ATGTCTAAGTTGAAAAAAAACGTTTTGTTTTTATTGATTGCTTCGTGTGCTTTAGGCACCTCTCTCTCAAATGAGCATTTCAGCGTTGTATCTGACGGCTCAGGCGTCACTAGTCTGAAAAAAGTCGGCGATCCTCACGCTCCCAATTTCATCGCTGAAGGAGCTTCTCTTGGAAGTGCTATGATGCGTTATCGAATCGGTTCGGGACAGTGGATAGATTATGACAGCACATCCGCTGAAAAAAAGATCGACGTGACAAGCGACTTTAAGATCGTCGGCGATACCTTAACCCAAAAGATTACTGTATCGAACAATTCTGACAGCGAAATCGAAGTTGGCGATCTTGCCATTGCTCTGCCCATGAATACAGAGTACAAAAATCAAGATGTGGTCAACACTTTTAACAATGCCCTTTTCAGGCACAGTTTTATATCCGGCCATGGCTCTTTCGTATTCTGGTTGCCGGTTGGCGGCACAGGAACCCATCTTGTTATGACCCCCGAAGCCGATACTCACCTGGAATTTTTTAAAGAACAGAGAGCAAGTTACTCAACCGGAGGTGTCGGATACATGGCTTACATACATTCTCTTGCGGAATCCGAACTTCAGCCAGCTGGCACATGGCGACAGAAGCATACAAGCCTAAATATAAAACCAGGCCAGAAAGCTTCATACGCTTTCAATTACCGCTGGGCAGATGATTATCAGGGCGTTCGGGATGTGCTGTATGAAAATGGCGGAATTGATGTTCGCATCGCTCCCGGAATGGTAGTGCCTGAAAATCTTTTCGTAAAGGTGGCTCTTAGAACCAAAAATAAAATCGACTCGCTTAATCCTGAATACCCAAAACAGACTAAAGTTGAATATCTCGGTGAAAAGAGCAGGGATACGCATATTTACAAGATCGAGTTTGCAAAGCTTGGTGAGAATTTGGTAACTGTTGAGTATTCTGGCAGCAAGCATATGGTTCTTGAGTTCTTTGTTATTCAGCCGCTTGAGACGCTGGTTAAGAAAAGGGCTGCTTTCATTGCTGAAAAACAGCAGTACCGCGACACCTCTCTCTGGTATGATGGCCTTTACAGCTTGTGGGATGTTCGCAATGAAGAGGGCAAGAACCTGCTCGGTCCTGACAACCTCTCTGGTCAGCATGAATACGCCGTCAGCGGTTCGGACGATCCTTCAAACAGTAAATGCATGTATCTCTCCGAGGCAAATGTTGCCTTCCCTAATGCTGAACAAATTGAATCTCTTGAGTATTTCATCGAAAATTTCGTATGGGGGAAACACCAGCGAACCGATAAGGAGATCCCATATCCATACGGGATCTATGGCTCTGAGAACTGGAAGGAAAATCGAGAGGCGACGCGAGACCCTATCGAAGAGGGAAAGAGCAGACCCGGGCAGGGAGGCAGTCAGTGCAGAATGTGGCGGACGTTTGACTATACTACATATTTTGCATTATACTATAATATGTACCTCATTGCTAAAAAGAATCCCGAAATGGTGAAATATCTTGATGCCGATGAATATCTCGAGAGAGCTTATGGGACAGTTAAAGCGTTCTTTGAAGTTCCGTATAATATCTATATGGAAGGCGGCTGGGCTTTTACCGGCTGGACGGATTGGGCCTATACCCTTGGCAATTTCCATGAGAAGTATATGTTAAAGATAATTGATGCACTTGAAAAATCTGGCCAGCAGGAAAAGGCCGATTATATCCGCGGCGAATGGGAAAAGAAAGTTAAGTACTTTATCTATGACGATCCTTACCCCTTCACTTCCGAGATGCCCGTTGATTCTACTGCCTATGAGTCCACCTACGCTATCGCCAAATACGCGATGAACAATGAGTTAAATCCAGACAAAAAACTCTGGAAGAACAAAAACACCGGCCAGTGGTATTCTCATCCGGTTATCGACAAGACCAAGCACGCCGAATTTATGGAGCGACAACTTATGGCCAATCTCGCTTGCAGAGGCTGGCTTGAGGCGAGCTATTATTTTCTCGGCAGTGATTTTCGCGGTCTTGGAAGCAGCGGATATACGCTTAGTTATATGTCTCAGATGGGCGGATGGTCCGTACTGGATTATTCGTTATATTTCGCTGAAAAGCCTGAAGAGTATTTGCGGCTTGGTTATGCTTCTATGCTGAGCTCATGGGCACTTGTAAATGCAGGCGAAAAAGAGAGCGGGTATGGTTTCTGGTATCCAGGTAAGATGCATGATGGTTCTGTTGGCTGGGGATTTTGTCCGCAAAAGGTTGGCCAAGAGTGGAATCATGGCTGTTGGGACAAAGACGCTGGCGGCGTTAAGCGAGGCCCATGGCCGGTTTGTGGCGAGATCGACCATGGCTTGACAGCAGGTGTCGAAGTTGCTTGTACGGTTCTTCTTGATGATCCTCTGTTCGGACTTTTCGCATATGGCGGTGAACTTGATGAAAAGGCCGGTAATGTAAATGTCATACCAAGAGATGGCGTAAGACGCAGACTTCATGTGCTCGTCGGTGACACTCGTATGCATATGCGTTTTGATAGAGATGGCTTTGCTAAAGACAAGGCCATTATTTTTGACAAAGATTTTTCGGAAATCAGTTTCAATGTTGAAAGCAGATCAAAAAACAGACATTTGACGAGCCTTATCATCACCGGCCTGAAAGACGGAGAGTATAAGCTTCTCGTAGACGGTAAAAAGACTGGAGCCAAGTCTGTGTCTAACGGCAATAAGGTTGTTTTTGATATTCCTGTTGAGGCCGCTGGCAAAGATGCTTCGGTAATTATTCAAAAATTGTAG
- a CDS encoding sulfatase, with the protein MKKNCDSLSRRSFLKGTGLLVSAVFSGGGCVGGNSLCKKTSRQTNVIIVLADDLGWGDLGCYGSDFIETPNIDKLASEGMKFTENYAPAPVCSPTRAALLTGQYPARVGILDYLRPEDGGLSRDYVTVAEMLKRNDYATGMIGKWHLTGYAYHGAKDEVRAVDHGFDEELVTEIKGVGNGANYYPYVFRDQEISWTSVTEKKLPGEEYLVDRMNFEAVNFIERHKDEPFFLYLSHFAPHTIVNGRKDLVEKYRKKHKPGKSGRENCYICQDAGLEGDPLNHWAVDHNPHLAAMIENVDEGVGKIVQKLDELRLAKDTIVIFTSDNGGESNITTNAHLRKGKSSLYEGGIRVPLVVRWPSFVKADTVSDSFVNIMDFYPTILDAVSINPDPKHKVDGISFLPVLKDPTVPGRDVMYWHYPLDKPHFLGGVSAGAIRKGKWKLIEFFVTGKVELYDLEADEGEQNNLAAKHPEKVKELLDMLAKWRSEVGAEVPKGQISSK; encoded by the coding sequence ATGAAAAAAAACTGTGATTCGCTAAGTCGTCGTAGTTTTTTGAAAGGTACGGGGCTGCTTGTTTCTGCGGTTTTCTCAGGTGGTGGATGTGTTGGCGGAAATTCGCTATGCAAAAAAACATCACGGCAAACTAATGTTATCATAGTTCTGGCTGATGATCTTGGCTGGGGCGATCTCGGCTGTTACGGCAGTGATTTTATCGAAACCCCTAACATTGACAAACTTGCCAGCGAAGGTATGAAGTTTACTGAAAATTATGCTCCTGCGCCTGTTTGCTCTCCAACACGGGCAGCTTTGCTTACAGGGCAATATCCAGCAAGAGTAGGGATACTGGATTATCTGCGACCTGAGGATGGAGGCCTTTCTAGGGATTATGTTACGGTTGCTGAGATGCTTAAGCGTAATGATTATGCAACTGGCATGATCGGCAAATGGCACTTGACGGGTTATGCTTATCATGGTGCCAAGGATGAGGTCAGGGCAGTTGACCATGGTTTTGATGAGGAACTGGTTACAGAGATTAAAGGTGTTGGTAATGGCGCCAACTATTACCCTTATGTTTTTCGCGATCAGGAAATTTCATGGACCAGTGTAACCGAAAAGAAACTTCCCGGCGAGGAATATCTAGTGGACAGGATGAATTTTGAGGCTGTTAACTTTATCGAACGCCACAAAGACGAGCCGTTCTTCTTGTACCTCAGCCACTTTGCACCGCATACAATTGTCAACGGCAGAAAGGATCTTGTTGAGAAGTATCGCAAGAAGCACAAGCCAGGAAAAAGCGGCCGCGAAAACTGCTATATTTGTCAGGATGCCGGATTAGAAGGCGATCCTCTTAATCACTGGGCAGTCGATCATAATCCGCACCTGGCTGCGATGATCGAAAATGTTGATGAAGGTGTAGGTAAGATTGTGCAAAAGCTGGATGAACTGAGGTTGGCGAAGGATACGATTGTTATTTTCACCAGTGATAATGGCGGTGAGAGTAATATTACCACCAATGCACATTTGCGAAAGGGTAAAAGCAGCCTTTACGAAGGTGGAATTAGAGTGCCGCTTGTGGTTCGCTGGCCGAGTTTTGTCAAAGCAGATACTGTAAGCGACAGTTTCGTTAACATTATGGACTTTTATCCGACGATTTTAGATGCTGTTAGTATTAATCCAGATCCGAAGCACAAAGTTGACGGCATCTCGTTCTTGCCGGTACTTAAAGATCCTACAGTTCCCGGGCGTGATGTGATGTACTGGCATTACCCACTTGATAAACCCCACTTCCTTGGCGGCGTCTCCGCCGGTGCTATTCGCAAGGGCAAGTGGAAACTGATAGAATTTTTCGTTACCGGAAAAGTTGAACTTTATGACCTTGAAGCAGACGAAGGTGAGCAAAATAACCTCGCCGCTAAACATCCGGAAAAGGTAAAAGAATTGCTCGATATGTTAGCTAAATGGCGATCCGAAGTTGGCGCCGAAGTTCCAAAAGGCCAGATTTCTTCAAAATAA
- a CDS encoding sulfatase, with protein MAVFNDSAESARIHSRRSFLKCVGVGFAALSLPSLADVALAAKPSRKKPNVIVFFTDDQGWTDTSVRMMKDRKDSRSYFYQTPALEQMAREGMVFSDAYSPAPTCTPSRAGVQFGKTTARLKQTVVHDRLAFDRGIDLKDQVSIPHMIKKNDPDYVNGYFGKWGFHPRGPEHCGYDEHDGNTNNGEGDYLSVQNKTPLPADDPKRIFSITEKAEKFMEDQVKAKKPFFLELAHYAVHVDHMALEETVEKYRKLAEEKGQKFDNEKTAVYAAMIENLDSGLQAVLDKVESLGIKENTYIIFTSDNGGGFGGNAPLKGGKGSIWEGGIRVPTVVCGPDVLKGSYCNVPVTGWDIYPTVNEITGGRPLPEEYDGGSLLDLFKKGNKGKIPRGTKELIFHYPWYGNMPPMSAIRDGDYKLVMSLNNDEYRLYDLAEDIGEKNDLKSQKPELAKKLHNRLLQYLKNVDAEDVEDMRHARKREVEGYRARELEKENPSEERLKNFERELQMFEDNRKLGLDGKIIKD; from the coding sequence ATGGCTGTATTTAATGATAGCGCTGAATCTGCGCGTATTCACAGTAGAAGAAGTTTTTTGAAATGTGTTGGTGTCGGTTTTGCTGCATTGTCGCTGCCTTCCTTGGCAGACGTTGCCCTTGCGGCTAAACCTTCACGCAAAAAGCCCAATGTAATTGTGTTCTTCACCGACGATCAGGGATGGACAGACACCTCAGTTCGTATGATGAAGGATCGCAAGGATAGCAGGAGTTATTTCTATCAGACCCCAGCTCTTGAACAAATGGCACGAGAGGGTATGGTGTTTTCTGACGCATATTCACCAGCGCCGACATGTACGCCGAGCAGGGCGGGTGTTCAGTTTGGAAAAACTACAGCTCGGCTAAAGCAAACTGTGGTTCATGACAGACTCGCTTTCGACAGAGGTATCGACCTGAAGGACCAAGTCTCAATTCCTCATATGATCAAAAAAAATGATCCTGACTATGTTAATGGTTATTTTGGCAAATGGGGGTTTCATCCAAGAGGGCCTGAACATTGCGGCTATGATGAGCATGATGGAAATACTAATAACGGTGAAGGTGATTACCTGTCAGTACAAAATAAAACGCCGCTGCCTGCGGATGATCCGAAACGGATTTTCAGTATTACCGAAAAGGCTGAGAAGTTCATGGAAGATCAGGTTAAGGCGAAAAAGCCGTTCTTTTTGGAACTTGCACATTATGCCGTTCACGTTGATCACATGGCTTTAGAAGAGACTGTGGAAAAATACAGAAAACTGGCCGAAGAAAAAGGCCAAAAATTTGACAACGAAAAAACAGCTGTATATGCCGCTATGATAGAGAATCTCGATAGCGGTTTGCAGGCTGTTCTCGACAAGGTTGAGTCGCTTGGAATAAAGGAAAATACATATATAATATTTACTTCAGATAATGGAGGAGGCTTTGGAGGTAATGCCCCTCTAAAAGGTGGCAAAGGTTCGATATGGGAAGGCGGGATTCGCGTGCCGACTGTGGTATGTGGCCCAGATGTCCTAAAGGGTTCTTATTGTAATGTGCCTGTTACAGGATGGGATATTTATCCGACTGTCAATGAGATAACTGGCGGCCGTCCCTTGCCTGAAGAGTATGACGGTGGCAGCTTGCTTGATCTGTTTAAAAAGGGCAACAAAGGTAAAATCCCTCGCGGCACGAAGGAGTTGATCTTCCACTATCCCTGGTATGGTAATATGCCTCCAATGTCCGCGATAAGAGATGGTGATTATAAGCTGGTGATGAGCCTTAACAATGATGAATATCGTTTGTATGATCTTGCTGAAGATATCGGCGAAAAGAACGACCTAAAATCCCAAAAACCGGAACTGGCCAAAAAGCTGCACAACAGGCTCCTTCAGTACTTAAAAAATGTAGATGCCGAAGATGTAGAAGATATGCGACATGCCCGCAAGAGAGAAGTAGAAGGCTATCGCGCAAGAGAACTTGAAAAAGAAAATCCAAGCGAAGAACGCCTCAAAAATTTTGAGAGAGAATTGCAAATGTTTGAGGATAACCGAAAATTAGGCCTTGATGGAAAAATTATAAAGGATTAG